The Nitrososphaerota archaeon genome segment GCCTCGGCAGAGAGGGCATCGCCTACCTCGCTACGAGGGAGAAGAGGAACCTCATCGTGGAGATGTGGGACATGAGGGCTTCCGAAGCCCTCAGCGACGTTTGGAGGAGCTTCTATCGATGCGTATTCTGCTCAGGCACCCTAAGACCCTTAGATGCATTTGCAGAGGTAATAGGGCTTGAAAGGTACGCTGCGAAGGAGATACCATCCTTCTTCACCGAAGAGAACTCCCTCTCCCTAGTCACCAGAGGCCTCACCACCGAGGGGGAGGAGCTGAAGCCTGAGGCGGCTCAAGCCTACCTCAAGGCTATAGATGGCTTTATGGATGCCATCGACTCTAACGTAGCCGTCTTTTCAGCGAGCTACAGGGTTCAGCAAGCCCTCATCGAAGAGGGGCTGAAGGAGCTGATTGAAGGCAAGGGGAGGGTACCCTTCTTCGAATACCAGGGGATGTCCGGCAGGGCGAGTAGAGAGACCCTAGAAGGCTTCAAGGCCTGCGCATATAGAGGGGAGAAGGGTGTTCTATGCGCAACGATGACAGGACGCTACGCAGAGGGAGCTGATTTCCCAGGAAGGGAGCTGGAGGGAGTGTTTCTAGTAGGGATACCCTTCGACAGGCTCACCACTAAGACGAGGCTCTACATAGAATACTATAGGAGGGTGTATGGTAGAGAGAAGGGGACGTTCTACTCATACATCCTACCCGCACTGAGAAGGGCTTCTCAATCACTAGGAAGGGCCTTAAGGTCAAAGGAGGATAAAGCCGTCTTCATACTCGGGGACGAAAGGTATAGGCGCTTTCTGAGCCTCCTACCAGACTACGTGCAGAGGAACTGGAGGATGGTAGAAGGCGACAAAGAAGCAGTCAAAAGAGAAGCCCACCGATTCTGGGCAAAGAGGCGGCTTAAATCAGCTTGAAAACACCCTTTTATCTAAGGAGAATTTGAAGCGGGTTTAAGGGTTTCAGAAGGGTAGCTTCTAGAAGGACTCTTGGAAACATCGAGCCGGCTACCGTAACTGATCAGCAGCCCATCCTATCTCATAGGTAAGCGCTCTTATCGAAGCTCCTAGGTTCCTCGTAGCTCCCCTTCGTGATCTTCGCCTCCATCACGCGGCTCGTCCTGAACTTTCTCACCTCCTTTCTCAGATGGTCGAAGGCTACTATATACCTTCGGCTCAGATAATAGATATCAACCTCCCTCTTCGTAGCTTCCGCCCTCTCCAGCGAGAAGTAAACGATTTCGACCCTCCTCTTGCTTCGGAACGCTCTAGCGAGCGTTGAATAAGCATTTTCATCAACCCAGTCGTGATATGGGTGATACCTTCTTAAAAGGACCGTCTTCTTAATCTCCTCCACCTCTTCTTTCGGCAGCGAAGCCTCCAGCTTCATGATTACTCGATCAACACCCCTAGCGTTCACAAGCCTCTCACCATACTCATCGAGCTCCCACGCTTCATCCACGTTGACAAGCAACCCCTCCCTAAAGGCCCTAAGTATCTTCAGAATCACCCTAAGCTCAGCCGTAGTCAGCTCTACTTTCCTGACCCCAGACATAATACGAAAAGACACGCAAATAATGGATTAAACTTTTCTGGAAGTACGATTGCGTCGATGATGTAAGCGAATGGACAACGCTCACAACACTATTAGAGAAGAAGATCCCAACCAATCTTAAGCATAGATGTGAAGCGCATCCATACGATTATTGGTTACGCCACACTAGATACGCTGGTTTCAGTCTTCTGTGTATCACCGCTTTCTTCCACTACTTTTGTAGCCTTCTTTGGCATAGTGTAACGCCTACAATCTTCGGCGTGAGCGCTCTAACCGCATCCTCTGCGATGTATTCTCCACTCTACATCGGCACCAAACCGGTTCACCTCTGATTAGCATAATCATACACTTTTCTCCCATAACCCCAGCTCATTAGACTAAGCCTCTAACTCTACGCCACAGACATGATAAACCACGCCTATACACGAGGATACTCAGTACCGGATTCAGTACCGGATTTTTGCCGAGAAAAATTTTTTCCTGCGAAAATGTGGTACTGAATCCGGTACCAAGCATTCTATCATCTTATGCTTCGCCTAGTGATGCTTCTAGCTTAGAGAATCTCTTCTCCAACTCCTCTATCTTGGGTCTTTGAGCGCTGTGCCGCACAGCTTGAGCTCTTTTATGGTTAGGTAGTAGAATTTGTGGGCGTTTTTAGCATCTCCTTGATCTAGGTAGACTTGACTTCAGTGCACATCTAGCAGGCTAGTGCTGCTAGCCCTACGAATCCTATGAGTTTGGCGTAGATTTATGTTTCTTTATCCATCTTCTCCGCACCTTCCTTTGGTGAAAACCTAGGTTACAGCGACTATGGCGAACGGTCCTTTTGCGTTGATGAGTCAAGCAACAGGAAGATGATTTAACCGGCTGTTTCAGAGGGAGAACCGTTTGTCGTTGCGTTTCCTAGTGGGTGTGCCACTCAGCTGCTGGGTCATATGGAGGAGGTGGATAGCTCCTCCATAAT includes the following:
- a CDS encoding WYL domain-containing protein codes for the protein MSGVRKVELTTAELRVILKILRAFREGLLVNVDEAWELDEYGERLVNARGVDRVIMKLEASLPKEEVEEIKKTVLLRRYHPYHDWVDENAYSTLARAFRSKRRVEIVYFSLERAEATKREVDIYYLSRRYIVAFDHLRKEVRKFRTSRVMEAKITKGSYEEPRSFDKSAYL